GAGTCAGATCGAAGTCGCGAAACGGCTCGGCGTGACGGCGGCGACCTTGAGCGAATCGGTGTACAGCCATGTCCAGAGAGGCTTGCTCGAGCAGGCCGCTTCGAGAAAGGACCGGAGGGTGAAGGTGTTGCGGCTCACGGATTCGGCGAAGACCCTGATGCGCCAGATCCGTAAGTACGTCAACGAGTCCGAAACGGTCCTGTCCCATGGCTTGACCGAGAAAGAAACGACCCAGTTGGTCGCCCTTCTTGACAAAGTTTTGGACAATGTTCCCTAGGTCCTCGATCGCTAGATTCCACACTTTGGGGACAAGGCTGTGTGAAAAAGAGGCAATTTCGCACCGACTTCGGTCAATATCCCGTCAGTATTACTAGCCAAGTCCTTCGGGGTCTTCTATGATCAGGATCGTCGGAATACAAAAGGACGACAACATCGGGCGGGAGTTCGTGCTCCTGCAGAATCACGGGTCGATGCGCGTGAACCTGAAGGGCCACGCCATCGTCGCCGAGGCGGCTCTGGTGGACGGCAACCAATCGCCTGCCGTCCATCTTTTTTCCGACGACGTTTCGATCATGCCGGGCCAGTTCGTCCTTTTGAGGACATGTCCGGGCAGCTCCCACTGGTCGACGACCAATGAAGGTCAAAGGGTCTACTACACGCACATGGCCCGTCTCGGGCCGGTGTGGTGCCGTCACGACGGCCCGGTCCACGTCCTGGCCCCGCAACACTCGTTCTGCGAGCGGGCGTCGGAAGCGCTCCTCGTCTGATCAGACCGGAAGGAACCCTGGTTCACAGGTGCGCTCGATACGGGCGCCGCTCTCCCCGACGAGGGTGATACCGGACGTCGTGGCGACGATCGCGGCGACGCTTCC
This genomic window from Armatimonadota bacterium contains:
- a CDS encoding winged helix-turn-helix transcriptional regulator; amino-acid sequence: MPPEMIGPRVAAVYEVQSAWLEPRLRKIGVSWGTFQLLSAVSGSGQNASQIEVAKRLGVTAATLSESVYSHVQRGLLEQAASRKDRRVKVLRLTDSAKTLMRQIRKYVNESETVLSHGLTEKETTQLVALLDKVLDNVP